Proteins encoded by one window of Rhinolophus ferrumequinum isolate MPI-CBG mRhiFer1 chromosome 13, mRhiFer1_v1.p, whole genome shotgun sequence:
- the WDR54 gene encoding WD repeat-containing protein 54 isoform X1: protein MVAADSEGRKDPGVRMFRRERSIPLRGSAAALCNNLSVLQLPVRNLTHFGVVHGPSAQLLSAAPEGVPLAQRQLHAKEGAGVSPALITQVHWCVLPFRVLLVLTSHRGIQVYESDGSVMVYWHALDSGDASPVQAMFARGIACSGHFICVGTWSGRVLVFDIPAKGPNIVLSEELAAHPTSITDIASEPAQGQDCMADMVTADDSGLLCVWQSGPKFKLSTRIPGFGVPCTSVQLWQGTVAAGYGNGQVRLYETSTGILHVQINAHARAICALDLAPEVGKLLSAAEDTFVHMWKLSRSPESGHIEVEHCHGECVPDTQVCGARFCDPSGRSFAVTGYDLAEILRFSSV from the exons ATGGTGGCGGCGGATTCGGAGGGACGGAAGGATCCCGGCGTCAG GATGTTCCGTCGGGAGCGCTCCATTCCCCTTCGTGGTTCTGCTGCCGCCCTGTGCAACAACCTCAGTGTGCTGCAGTTGCCCGTCCGCAACCTCACACATTTTGGGGTAGTCCATGGACCCAGCGCCCAACTTCTGAGCGCTGCTCCTGAGGGTGTGCCTTTGGCCCAGCGCCAGCTCCACGCTAAAGAGGGAGCCGGAGTGAGCCCCGCACTTATCACCCAG GTCCACTGGTGTGTCCTTCCCTTCCGAGTATTGCTGGTGCTCACCTCACATAGAGGAATACAG GTGTATGAGTCTGATGGCTCCGTCATGGTCTATTGGCACGCGCTGGACTCTGGAGATGCCTCTCCAG TACAGGCTATGTTTGCCCGAGGAATTGCTTGCAGTGGCCACTTCATCTGTGTGG GAACATGGTCAGGCCGGGTACTGGTATTTGACATCCCAGCCAAGGGTCCcaacattgtgctgagtgaagagCTGGCTGCACACCCAACGTCAATCACAGACATTGCCAGTGAGCCTGCCCAGGGACAG GACTGCATGGCTGACATGGTGACGGCAGATGACTCAGGCTTGCTGTGTGTCTGGCAATCAGGTCCTAAATTCAAATTATCGACCCGAATTCCAGGATTTGG GGTCCCATGTACTTCCGTGCAATTGTGGCAGGGGACCGTAGCAGCAGGCTATGGGAACGGGCAAGTACGTTTGTACGAGACCAGTACAGGAATTCTACATGTCCAGATCAACGCCCATGCCCGGGCCATCTGTGCCCTGGATCTGGCTCCCGAAGTGGGCAAG CTACTGTCTGCGGCCGAGGACACCTTTGTACACATGTGGAAGCTGAGCAGAAGCCCGGAGAGTGGCCACATTGAG GTGGAACACTGTCACGGGGAGTGTGTGCCTGACACCCAGGTGTGTGGCGCCCGATTCTGTGATCCCTCGGGCCGCTCCTTTGCTGTGACTGGCTACGACCTCGCTGAGATCCTGAGGTTCAGCAGCGTGTGA
- the WDR54 gene encoding WD repeat-containing protein 54 isoform X2 encodes MVAADSEGRKDPGVRMFRRERSIPLRGSAAALCNNLSVLQLPVRNLTHFGVVHGPSAQLLSAAPEGVPLAQRQLHAKEGAGVSPALITQVHWCVLPFRVLLVLTSHRGIQVYESDGSVMVYWHALDSGDASPVQAMFARGIACSGHFICVGTWSGRVLVFDIPAKGPNIVLSEELAAHPTSITDIASEPAQGQDCMADMVTADDSGLLCVWQSGPKFKLSTRIPGFGVPCTSVQLWQGTVAAGYGNGQVRLYETSTGILHVQINAHARAICALDLAPELLSAAEDTFVHMWKLSRSPESGHIEVEHCHGECVPDTQVCGARFCDPSGRSFAVTGYDLAEILRFSSV; translated from the exons ATGGTGGCGGCGGATTCGGAGGGACGGAAGGATCCCGGCGTCAG GATGTTCCGTCGGGAGCGCTCCATTCCCCTTCGTGGTTCTGCTGCCGCCCTGTGCAACAACCTCAGTGTGCTGCAGTTGCCCGTCCGCAACCTCACACATTTTGGGGTAGTCCATGGACCCAGCGCCCAACTTCTGAGCGCTGCTCCTGAGGGTGTGCCTTTGGCCCAGCGCCAGCTCCACGCTAAAGAGGGAGCCGGAGTGAGCCCCGCACTTATCACCCAG GTCCACTGGTGTGTCCTTCCCTTCCGAGTATTGCTGGTGCTCACCTCACATAGAGGAATACAG GTGTATGAGTCTGATGGCTCCGTCATGGTCTATTGGCACGCGCTGGACTCTGGAGATGCCTCTCCAG TACAGGCTATGTTTGCCCGAGGAATTGCTTGCAGTGGCCACTTCATCTGTGTGG GAACATGGTCAGGCCGGGTACTGGTATTTGACATCCCAGCCAAGGGTCCcaacattgtgctgagtgaagagCTGGCTGCACACCCAACGTCAATCACAGACATTGCCAGTGAGCCTGCCCAGGGACAG GACTGCATGGCTGACATGGTGACGGCAGATGACTCAGGCTTGCTGTGTGTCTGGCAATCAGGTCCTAAATTCAAATTATCGACCCGAATTCCAGGATTTGG GGTCCCATGTACTTCCGTGCAATTGTGGCAGGGGACCGTAGCAGCAGGCTATGGGAACGGGCAAGTACGTTTGTACGAGACCAGTACAGGAATTCTACATGTCCAGATCAACGCCCATGCCCGGGCCATCTGTGCCCTGGATCTGGCTCCCGAA CTACTGTCTGCGGCCGAGGACACCTTTGTACACATGTGGAAGCTGAGCAGAAGCCCGGAGAGTGGCCACATTGAG GTGGAACACTGTCACGGGGAGTGTGTGCCTGACACCCAGGTGTGTGGCGCCCGATTCTGTGATCCCTCGGGCCGCTCCTTTGCTGTGACTGGCTACGACCTCGCTGAGATCCTGAGGTTCAGCAGCGTGTGA
- the C13H2orf81 gene encoding uncharacterized protein C2orf81 homolog codes for MTHESSRQARDRGVTRSKAEKARPPTVLVPQVDIVPGRLTEAEWMALSALEEGEDVVGDILEELLARVMDSAFKVYLTQQCIPFTISQAREAMLQITEWCFLARDEGESAVAEDPTWGEDEEPLPCTIDAWAQGCVPVLHAPASMGLEETFQSEDQESADQISLGRSWMDRGFEEQMESWENSRKLRDTPIPLSTLELFQEAGPGCPLEELEGKGGGHLSSAESSKMSLQRSLSSSSSSSLEMAPADSPHPSVALSLVTSPQEWAERAQPLSSQFSLGDLHCCTPQLHGAGDLPELKKEEVPCMASSGSVLLEGSSAGGLAALAFSASFGSQPQPQPQPQRANVWLRSGSHSSYRARHEVAVAPLDPARLPRHWTCPLAEIVDADDVARSLETYRRRRRGDKMEAWARCPATRPVVPVSQAAFFPHPPGVPFRALCRGVQFPTLSMGQPPPGFWSKLPLPRPKNRFLYTHRELPKMARSPRPQMWPGAKWPRGGEEDAMLLEKLWAGRTHAPSQRLDPEYKELPDPHRCPHPELHVLEATSQLMWEPMVLLEAMKLAPGVSLWNPATQMLLRSGTPQQEDKEGDTSPPI; via the exons ATGACGCACGAAAGCTCG AGGCAGGCCCGAGACCGCGGGGTGACCCGGTCCAAGGCAGAAAAGGCACGGCCGCCTACTGTGCTGGTGCCGCAGGTGGACATCGTTCCTGGGAGGCTCACTGAAGCTGAGTGGATGGCGCTGTCTGCTCTGGAGGAAGGCGAGGACGTGGTGGGGGACATCTTGGAGGAGCTGCTGGCGCGAGTCATGGACTCTGCCTTCAAAGTCTACCTGACTCAGCAG TGCATTCCATTCACCATCAGCCAGGCTCGGGAGGCCATGCTGCAGATCACCGAGTGGTGCTTCCTGGCCCGGGATGAGGGAGAATCTGCAGTGGCCGAGGACCCCACATGGGGCGAGGACGAGGAGCCCTTGCCCTGTACAATTGACGCTTGGGCTCAGGGATGTGTGCCCGTGCTGCACGCGCCCGCCTCCATGGGGCTGGAGGAGACCTTCCAAAGTGAA GACCAAGAGAGCGCGGACCAGATTTCTTTAGGAAGATCGTGGATGGATAGAGGCTTTGAGGAGCAGATGGAATCTTGGGAAAATTCTCGCAAGCTGAGAGACACCCCCATTCCCCTGTCCACGCTGGAGCTGTTTCAGGAGGCCGGGCCCGGGTGTCCTTTAGAGGAACTGGAAGGCAAGGGAGGAGGCCACTTGTCCTCTGCTGAGTCCTCGAAAATGAGCCTCCAACGGTCGttgtcgtcgtcgtcgtcgtcgtcgttgGAGATGGCTCCCGCCGACAGTCCCCACCCTTCTGTGGCGCTGTCCCTGGTAACCAGCCCCCAGGAGTGGGCTGAGAGGGCACAGCCCCTCAGCTCCCAGTTCTCGCTGGGGGACCTCCACTGTTGCACGCCGCAGCTGCACGGGGCTGGAGACCTGCCAGAGCTTAAAAAGGAGGAGGTGCCCTGCATGGCCTCCAGCGGCAGCGTGTTGTTGGAGGGCTCCTCTGCGGGTGGTCTCGCCGCACTAGCCTTCTCCGCGTCCTTCGGGTcgcagccgcagccgcagccgcagccCCAGCGCGCAAACGTGTGGCTGAGGTCGGGTTCCCACAGTTCCTACAGGGCCCGCCACGAAGTGGCGGTGGCACCCCTGGACCCCGCACGGCTTCCGCGCCACTGGACATGCCCCCTGGCTGAGATTGTGGACGCAGACGACGTGGCGCGCTCGCTGGAAACCTACCGTAGGCGCCGGCGGGGCGATAAGATGGAGGCCTGGGCCAGATGTCCAGCCACCCGCCCCGTCGTCCCTGTCTCCCAGGCAGctttcttcccccacccaccTGGAGTTCCTTTCCGTGCCTTGTGCCGGGGCGTCCAATTCCCCACATTAAGCATGGGCCAACCACCGCCAGGCTTCTGGTCAAAGCTGCCCTTGCCCAGACCCAAGAACCGCTTTCTCTACACACACCGGGAGCTCCCCAAAATGGCCCGCAGCCCCAGACCCCAAATGTGGCCTGGTGCAAAGTGGCCCAGGGGCGGGGAGGAGGACGCCATGTTGCTGGAAAAGCTGTGGGCGGGCCGCACCCATGCACCTTCTCAGCGCCTGGACCCGGAGTACAAGGAGCTCCCAGATCCTCACAGGTGTCCTCATCCTGAGCTTCACGTCCTCGAGGCCACGTCCCAGCTAATGTGGGAGCCCATGGTGCTGCTGGAAGCCATGAAGCTGGCTCCTGGTGTGAGCCTATGGAACCCAGCCACCCAGATGCTGCTCAGATCTGGCACACCCCAGCAGGAGGACAAAGAAGGTGACACCTCTCCTCCCATCTAA